The nucleotide window TCTGGCGCTCATCTACGCGCTGGCGGGCGCGGCGCACTAGGCCCTGGCCTAGCAGCGTGAGCAGCAGCCCCACGAAGGAGCCCGTCATGGCTATGAGCACGCCGGTAAGGAAAGGCCGTAAGGCGTCTTCGTCCGATACTCCGTTGCGGGCAATGCCCACCAGCCCCAGAATCACGCCCAGAAATGTGCCCAGCAGCCCCAGGTACAGCGGCGTAGCCATACCCGACTGCGCGTCAGTTTCAAGCACCTCGGAGCGGCGCTCCGAAATGTCTTTCAGAATGTCGAAGTCAGCCGCTGCGCCTTTGTTGTGGCGCAGGTAGTCGTTGGTATCAAGCAGGATATCGCGAAAGTCCTCAGTGGCGGGTTCGGCTTTCAGCAGGTCAGCCAGATAAGCATCGGCGGGGGCGTCGGCGGCGTAGTCCGGCAGGTCGCGGCCGTCGGGCGTCACGAGGCGGCGCTCCACGCGCAGGGCCGTCCGCTCAGGATAAAGCAGCTCTAGTCGTCGGGCGCGGGCGCGCGTCTGCAGGAACTCGCGTACCTGCAAGCCCACTACAACCAGTACAACGACTAGTTCGAGAATGATTTCCAGCATAGTGCTACGAAGCTACACAACTCGAAGTAAGATAGCAGCCGACTATCCTGCTGATATCAGAAGATGGTAGTATGACCTACTCCACCATGCATAGTCAGCGTCTCCCTGACATTATGAACATTCTGTTTGGTATAATGCCAGTTTTCATACGGGCCATCCTCCACCCGAAGCTCCCAGCCATTTGTAAAAACCAGGAATAAGCTACCCTTCCTATCTGCTAGGGCCGACTTAATTTCTGTTCGGAACAGGTCATACCATACGGACCAAGCTTCTTTGCTTCTAGGTTTAAGCTGGCTTTCCTGACCGTAACGCGTTAACACAAATGGACCGTGAATATCTAAGTAGCTCTTCTCTGCATCATTGAAAATAAGCCGTGGCAGACCATCAAACTGGACACCATTGATTTGTAGACCAATAATGGGTAGTTCGTAGTATTTACCAACCTCTCTTACTTTCATAAATTAAGCCTTAGGGCGGCTACTCGAACCGGATAGCCGCCTTCTGCTCGATCTGCCAGGCGCTGCCTACGCGGCGGAGCGTGCCATCTTCCTCCGTGACGATGCGCGACACTGAGCCGCTGGGCTGCTGGTAGCGGCAGGCCTCGCGCAGGGAATACTGGGCGCTCTGGATGGCGTAGGCGTGTACGGCCGGGTTAGGATTCACGCGGAACGTGGCCGTATCGGGGTTCTGGGGGTTGAGGCTGATCTGGTAGATGCTGTCGTGCTGGGGCTGGTCGGCCAGGTCATACTCGCTGAAGCCTCCGTTCACAGGCACCTTCACGTAGCGCAACGCCGGGCCAGGCGCGGCAGGGCGCTCCGGGGTCGGCAGCTGTACCGGGGGCACCAGGCTGTCGAACTCGTCACTATCGTTGGTTACGGGCGTGTTCGTTAGCGCGGTTGGTGCTTCGTAGGCGGAAGGCGCCTCGCTGATGTTCGCAAAAGGCGTAGCAGTTGGTGCAGGTACTTCTGCTGCCGGGGCAGGCGCTGGCTTGGGCATTGGCGCGGGAGCCGGCGCCGACCGGGGCTTCTCCACCGGCCGGGGCTGCGGCTGGCCCTGGCCGGGGTTCGGCCGCTGGTTTTGGTTGGCGTTCTGCCCAGAGTTCTGGCGCGGGGCCCCTATAGCGGCGGGCGGGGCAGCAACCGGGCGCTTACCCAGTTCCTCAGCCACGCGCTGCTGTACTAACTGCTCAATCTGCTGGCGCAGCTCGGGCGTGAGGCGGGCCGGAGCCGACCCGCCACCCGTGCCGGGGCTGGTTTGCAGGGCCTGAATTTCCTCCCGACGCTTATCGATGCGGCTGCTCAGCTCCTTCTGAAACCCATCGAGGCTGCGGCGC belongs to Hymenobacter sp. J193 and includes:
- a CDS encoding DUF6188 family protein, which translates into the protein MKVREVGKYYELPIIGLQINGVQFDGLPRLIFNDAEKSYLDIHGPFVLTRYGQESQLKPRSKEAWSVWYDLFRTEIKSALADRKGSLFLVFTNGWELRVEDGPYENWHYTKQNVHNVRETLTMHGGVGHTTIF